Proteins encoded by one window of bacterium:
- a CDS encoding flippase, which produces MSALDKDTQAAVTAPAASTNGRVKHPRPEAMARHSGIVLIGTFAGRGINFIAQVVLSKLLGLKDFGLFTYSNSLLSFLDGICLGGFSQTTVRYIAVARAQDRPADIRRVMRVALLVIMVFSLLTSAVLFGWREQIANHWIGQPEMAAVLPWLAVILPVLALLSWLGFALRAFREVAMEALIRRNLQPVGLLLFAGGVSLVATMNVHWAMAAVLASTALAAVLGLLRLRPHVPPATAAPATVSTSEMLRFTRRVWFSRFSGLVLSQADRLMIGSLSSMSQVGIYHAAFRIADFQTLAMGSFVPMFSTVIAEAHGRHDQPAIVNYYRMVVRWSLLVTLPICLACWVFAEPILRLFGEEFAAGVPVLRLIALASLVDAGVGPAGQFLQMMGREKWEMRFMFGAAVAALALNAILIPGYGAVGAALGSGVAIVGLNLSRLFALRKLLGIYPYTALTVRLLALCVLALLAAWVVSAAGTWVQGLVMAVILAAGSLLFCLHPEDRAMLQRFRQRLRSRS; this is translated from the coding sequence GTGAGTGCCTTGGACAAAGACACGCAGGCGGCCGTCACGGCGCCGGCAGCCTCTACCAATGGCCGGGTGAAACACCCGCGGCCAGAGGCGATGGCGCGCCACAGCGGCATTGTTTTGATCGGCACTTTCGCCGGCCGCGGCATCAATTTCATCGCGCAGGTCGTTCTGTCCAAACTGCTCGGTCTGAAAGATTTCGGCCTGTTTACGTACAGCAACTCGCTGCTGAGTTTTCTCGACGGCATTTGTTTGGGCGGCTTCTCGCAAACCACCGTGCGTTACATCGCCGTGGCGCGTGCGCAAGACCGGCCTGCGGACATTCGCCGGGTGATGCGCGTGGCGTTGCTGGTGATCATGGTGTTCTCGCTGCTCACCAGCGCCGTCTTGTTTGGGTGGCGCGAGCAAATCGCGAATCACTGGATCGGCCAGCCGGAAATGGCGGCGGTGCTGCCGTGGCTGGCGGTGATCCTGCCGGTGCTGGCGCTGCTTTCCTGGCTGGGCTTTGCGCTGCGCGCGTTTCGCGAAGTCGCGATGGAAGCGCTGATCCGGCGTAATCTGCAGCCCGTGGGTTTACTGCTGTTCGCCGGCGGCGTTTCGTTGGTGGCAACCATGAACGTGCACTGGGCCATGGCCGCGGTGCTGGCGAGCACCGCGTTGGCGGCCGTGCTCGGTCTGCTCAGATTGCGGCCGCACGTGCCCCCGGCAACGGCAGCGCCTGCCACTGTCTCCACCAGTGAAATGTTGCGCTTCACGCGGCGGGTATGGTTCTCGCGTTTCTCCGGCCTGGTTTTGAGTCAGGCGGACCGGCTGATGATCGGCTCGCTGTCGAGCATGTCGCAGGTCGGCATCTACCACGCCGCATTTCGCATCGCGGATTTTCAAACGCTGGCCATGGGCTCCTTCGTGCCGATGTTCAGCACCGTGATTGCCGAGGCCCACGGCCGCCACGATCAACCCGCCATCGTCAACTATTACCGCATGGTGGTGCGCTGGTCGTTGCTCGTCACGCTGCCGATTTGCCTGGCCTGTTGGGTCTTTGCCGAGCCGATCTTGCGTCTGTTCGGTGAAGAGTTTGCCGCGGGCGTGCCGGTGTTGCGCCTGATCGCGCTGGCTTCGCTGGTGGATGCCGGCGTCGGCCCCGCCGGCCAGTTTCTGCAGATGATGGGCCGCGAGAAATGGGAAATGCGCTTCATGTTCGGCGCGGCAGTGGCGGCGCTGGCGCTGAATGCCATTCTCATTCCCGGCTACGGCGCGGTGGGCGCTGCGCTCGGCAGCGGCGTGGCGATCGTAGGTTTGAACCTCAGCCGGTTGTTTGCATTGCGCAAGCTCCTGGGCATCTATCCTTACACTGCGTTGACCGTGCGTCTGCTCGCGCTGTGCGTGCTGGCGCTGCTGGCGGCCTGGGTGGTCAGTGCCGCGGGCACATGGGTGCAGGGCCTTGTCATGGCCGTGATTCTCGCCGCGGGCAGTCTGCTTTTTTGTTTGCATCCGGAAGATCGCGCAATGCTGCAACGCTTTCGACAGCGATTGAGAAGCCGGAGCTGA
- a CDS encoding metallophosphoesterase, which translates to MSRVIKRNLPRWRWLAAVLLLGGVAPVLAQASLCGYVPGLGTRAQAFTFGIWGDPQVAYYAPGTRFDSEDNKVNAQTVVPRLQQTVALTNRLAPAFVITLGDNIHNTGEWENFNVFVQAVKPLQMPLYLLMGNHDHVPAADTLPGNPLGRREFANFLWAQQQINGLDKVNYSFDAGDWHFILFSQPGGHGYGIDAYLERHPEFLAWLEADLAAHRDRPTMFFTHHPLLPVGRAQFDQYGPGAAHRARFVEVLTRHGNVKYAFFGHVHNTVAAVPLISWRYRGTAFLVMPNAANFARTADYHETAQSSWGVGLVKLNGQVCEAITFHTLASETIAINPDSLEEYDDQVYGYLQPEWAWPAAPALRNGGFEETALAGWFVNHLLPYENPPQQKRRLVTGGAFEGSRFLYLYTKARASGNDTQSYLTAEVRQAASVPAAGQWPVLKLHYNIPAAEYVNPEACSPYVMVAGYQTGERVYRFAVAYALGKAFSFFGVRGPYACLELAPVFDDWRELTLYPRSDFARFFPEKNWEKLAIDRVVVTLGVHNDNYSNAQAPAEIGVAFDAVNWTTVSVPTPPTAGVNAEQVSHPVSFTLRQNHPNPFSPATRIAFELRRAATVRIKIFDLTGRLVASLQEGRMASGSHSLTWQPGEEVADGVYLFMLAADEEVALKKMLRLRGSQPRP; encoded by the coding sequence ATGTCACGTGTCATCAAAAGGAATCTGCCGCGCTGGCGCTGGCTGGCCGCGGTTCTGCTGCTCGGCGGTGTGGCCCCGGTGCTGGCGCAAGCCTCGCTTTGCGGCTACGTGCCCGGCCTCGGCACCCGCGCGCAGGCTTTCACCTTTGGCATTTGGGGCGATCCGCAGGTCGCCTATTATGCGCCCGGCACCCGCTTCGACAGCGAGGACAACAAAGTCAACGCGCAGACCGTTGTGCCGCGGCTGCAGCAAACCGTGGCGCTGACCAATCGGCTCGCGCCGGCGTTCGTCATCACGCTGGGTGACAACATTCACAACACCGGCGAATGGGAAAATTTCAACGTCTTCGTGCAGGCCGTCAAGCCGCTGCAAATGCCGCTCTATCTGCTGATGGGCAATCACGATCACGTGCCAGCCGCGGACACGCTCCCCGGCAATCCCCTCGGCCGCCGTGAGTTTGCCAACTTTCTCTGGGCGCAGCAGCAGATCAACGGACTGGACAAGGTGAATTATTCTTTCGATGCCGGGGACTGGCATTTCATCCTCTTCTCGCAGCCTGGTGGACATGGCTATGGCATCGATGCCTATCTCGAGCGCCATCCCGAATTTCTCGCCTGGCTGGAGGCGGACCTGGCCGCCCATCGCGACCGGCCGACGATGTTCTTCACGCATCATCCGCTGCTGCCGGTGGGCCGCGCGCAATTCGATCAATACGGCCCGGGCGCGGCACACCGCGCCAGATTTGTCGAAGTGCTCACCCGCCATGGCAACGTCAAGTATGCCTTCTTTGGCCACGTGCACAACACGGTTGCCGCCGTGCCGTTGATCTCCTGGCGCTACCGCGGCACAGCTTTTCTCGTCATGCCGAACGCCGCCAATTTCGCCCGAACCGCGGACTACCACGAAACCGCGCAATCGTCATGGGGTGTGGGGCTGGTGAAGCTCAATGGTCAGGTCTGTGAAGCCATCACGTTTCACACGCTCGCCAGCGAAACCATTGCCATCAATCCGGACAGCCTCGAAGAATATGACGACCAGGTCTATGGCTATCTGCAGCCCGAATGGGCGTGGCCTGCCGCGCCGGCGCTGCGCAATGGCGGTTTTGAAGAGACCGCGCTTGCCGGGTGGTTCGTCAATCATCTGCTGCCCTATGAGAATCCGCCGCAGCAGAAGCGCCGGTTGGTGACCGGCGGCGCATTCGAAGGCAGCCGCTTTCTCTATCTTTACACCAAAGCCCGTGCCTCCGGCAATGACACGCAAAGTTATCTCACCGCGGAAGTACGGCAGGCGGCAAGCGTTCCAGCAGCCGGCCAGTGGCCGGTGTTGAAGCTGCACTACAATATTCCAGCGGCGGAGTATGTCAATCCCGAGGCTTGCAGCCCTTATGTGATGGTGGCGGGATACCAAACCGGCGAGCGGGTCTATCGTTTTGCGGTGGCATACGCGCTGGGCAAGGCCTTCAGCTTTTTCGGCGTGCGCGGGCCGTATGCCTGCCTGGAGCTGGCACCGGTTTTCGACGACTGGCGGGAGCTGACGCTTTATCCCCGCTCCGACTTTGCACGGTTCTTTCCGGAGAAGAATTGGGAGAAGCTCGCGATCGACCGGGTGGTGGTGACGCTGGGGGTACACAACGACAATTACTCCAACGCGCAAGCGCCGGCAGAAATCGGTGTCGCGTTCGATGCGGTCAACTGGACCACGGTCAGTGTGCCGACGCCGCCCACCGCGGGTGTGAATGCCGAGCAGGTTTCCCATCCGGTGAGCTTTACGCTGCGCCAAAACCATCCGAATCCGTTTTCTCCCGCCACCCGGATTGCCTTCGAGTTGCGGCGCGCCGCCACCGTGCGGATTAAGATTTTTGATTTGACCGGCAGGTTGGTGGCCAGTCTGCAGGAGGGCAGGATGGCATCCGGCTCGCATTCCCTCACTTGGCAACCGGGGGAAGAAGTGGCGGACGGCGTGTATCTATTCATGCTCGCTGCGGATGAGGAAGTGGCGTTGAAAAAGATGTTGCGGCTGAGAGGCTCGCAGCCGCGTCCGTAG
- a CDS encoding alkaline phosphatase family protein, translating to MFEFLKKDRARRVVVVSIDGVPYDFMQKHIAAGDFPHFKKLTEKGSFRRMNSVQPCISSIAWSSYMTGKNPAKHNIFGFVDRKPGTYDLFVPTSAHMTSETIWEMMSRAGKRVFVMNVPVTYPPRQVNGILVGCFLCTQIEKIAYPAHIGKELKAMGYKIDADAAIGRENRDRFLEECNDALDKRVQAMFHYLAQEPWDFFQCHIMETDRMNHFFWEHMEKDDPVYAKTFFDFYQRVDEVLGEVDRKIGDDAELIILSDHGFCTIKKEIYLNWYLAEAGLLKFKKTPPASLADLHPESLGYSLIPGRVFVNLQGREPQGTVPPAQYEAAREQLTAALLGFVDPDNQAPIIRQVIKREEIYDGQNRNQAADLIAVPHDGYDLKGDLRKTIPGEKTALVGMHTFEDSLLFIRDREIQRGHNELWVGDLAPTILKMMKLPIPQDMDGVAVV from the coding sequence ATGTTTGAATTTCTCAAAAAAGACCGTGCCCGCCGCGTCGTCGTCGTCTCGATCGATGGCGTGCCCTACGACTTCATGCAGAAACACATTGCGGCCGGCGATTTTCCCCATTTCAAAAAACTCACGGAAAAAGGCTCGTTCCGCCGCATGAATTCGGTGCAGCCCTGTATTTCCTCGATTGCCTGGTCGAGTTACATGACCGGCAAGAACCCGGCCAAGCACAACATCTTCGGCTTCGTCGACCGCAAGCCCGGCACCTATGACCTGTTCGTGCCGACGTCGGCGCACATGACCAGTGAAACCATTTGGGAGATGATGAGCCGCGCCGGCAAGCGCGTCTTCGTCATGAACGTGCCGGTGACTTATCCCCCGCGCCAGGTCAACGGCATTTTGGTGGGATGTTTCCTTTGCACGCAAATCGAAAAAATTGCCTATCCCGCCCACATCGGCAAGGAACTGAAGGCGATGGGCTACAAGATCGATGCCGACGCCGCGATCGGCCGCGAGAACCGCGATCGCTTCCTCGAGGAATGCAACGATGCGCTGGACAAGCGCGTGCAGGCCATGTTTCATTATCTGGCGCAGGAACCGTGGGATTTCTTTCAGTGCCACATCATGGAAACCGACCGGATGAATCACTTTTTCTGGGAGCACATGGAAAAGGATGATCCGGTGTATGCCAAAACCTTTTTCGACTTTTACCAACGCGTGGACGAAGTGCTCGGCGAAGTTGACCGCAAAATCGGCGATGACGCCGAGCTGATCATCCTCTCGGATCACGGCTTCTGCACCATCAAGAAGGAAATCTACCTTAACTGGTATCTCGCCGAGGCCGGCCTGCTGAAGTTCAAGAAGACGCCGCCGGCTTCCCTGGCTGATCTCCATCCCGAATCGCTGGGTTACAGCCTGATTCCGGGCCGCGTGTTCGTGAATTTGCAGGGCCGCGAGCCGCAGGGCACGGTGCCGCCGGCGCAGTATGAGGCGGCGCGCGAGCAGCTCACCGCGGCGCTGTTAGGCTTCGTTGATCCTGACAACCAGGCGCCCATCATCCGCCAGGTGATCAAACGCGAGGAGATCTATGATGGGCAAAACCGCAACCAGGCCGCAGATTTGATCGCGGTGCCGCATGACGGTTATGATTTGAAGGGCGATCTGCGCAAGACCATCCCCGGCGAAAAGACCGCGCTGGTGGGGATGCACACGTTCGAGGATTCTTTGCTCTTCATTCGCGATCGTGAGATTCAGCGCGGGCACAATGAGCTGTGGGTCGGTGATCTCGCGCCCACGATCTTGAAGATGATGAAGCTGCCGATCCCGCAGGATATGGATGGGGTTGCGGTTGTTTGA
- a CDS encoding NAD(P)-dependent oxidoreductase: MKLLVTGGAGYVGSVLIPRLLNAGHHVRVLDNLMYGGASLLPHFSDPKFEFIKGNILDEARVRAATRGVDAIIHLAAIVGYPACKKNEQLAHDVNYIGTKIVEKNRDRNQLLLYASTGSNYGAVVGQVCTEETALNPLTIYGTTKTEAEQHLLDSPNTICYRYATAFGVSPRMRLDLLINDFVYQAVKVRNLIIYERTFKRTFIHVIDMARSFMFALENAGRMIGQVYNVGSEKMNYSKEQIADLVRRKVDFYLHYADVGKDEDQRNYEVSYAKIHNLGFYTTISVEDGVDELIRAYETIDLRNPLSNV; the protein is encoded by the coding sequence ATGAAACTACTCGTCACCGGCGGCGCCGGCTATGTCGGCTCCGTCCTGATTCCACGCCTGCTCAATGCCGGGCATCACGTGCGCGTGCTGGACAATTTGATGTACGGCGGCGCCAGCCTGCTGCCGCATTTCAGCGATCCCAAATTCGAGTTCATCAAAGGCAATATTCTGGATGAGGCGCGCGTGCGTGCCGCCACCCGCGGCGTCGATGCCATCATCCATCTCGCGGCCATTGTCGGCTATCCCGCCTGCAAGAAGAATGAACAGCTCGCGCACGACGTCAATTACATCGGCACCAAAATCGTCGAAAAGAATCGTGACCGCAACCAGTTGCTGCTCTACGCCTCCACCGGCTCCAACTACGGCGCCGTGGTCGGCCAGGTTTGCACCGAGGAAACCGCGCTCAATCCGCTCACCATTTACGGCACCACCAAGACCGAGGCCGAGCAGCATCTGCTCGATTCGCCCAACACGATTTGCTACCGCTACGCCACGGCCTTCGGCGTGTCACCGCGCATGCGCCTCGATTTGCTGATCAATGACTTCGTCTATCAGGCGGTGAAAGTGCGCAACCTCATCATTTATGAGCGCACCTTCAAGCGCACATTCATCCACGTGATCGACATGGCGCGCAGCTTCATGTTTGCGCTGGAGAACGCCGGCCGCATGATCGGCCAGGTCTACAACGTCGGCTCGGAGAAGATGAATTACAGCAAGGAGCAGATTGCCGACCTCGTGCGCCGCAAGGTCGATTTCTATCTGCATTACGCCGACGTCGGCAAGGATGAAGACCAGCGCAATTATGAGGTTTCATACGCCAAGATTCACAACCTCGGCTTCTACACCACCATTTCCGTTGAAGACGGCGTGGACGAGCTGATCCGTGCTTATGAAACCATCGACCTCCGCAACCCGCTCAGCAACGTGTGA
- a CDS encoding sulfotransferase domain-containing protein: MNAETRSAREVWVAGYPRSGNTWVNYLCAYCLNLPFKDFDDDSKQPKQEWVRQAVAGRHAWPAPPGFAGVNKTHKLPAELPLQSGCVIYVQRDPRDVFVSHSYYLQHRMTSAVKKYHYKLLGLGGRSAQVRWFIADWRRHVAAWREHVQATIHYEALLEEGAGHLAEALRLAGFAVPLGRAEQALECFRFEKMSGREMGATMEEKSFFRRGGAGDWQNHLSEDENRLFAEVLAEARVA, translated from the coding sequence ATGAACGCTGAAACTCGCAGCGCACGCGAAGTGTGGGTTGCCGGCTATCCGCGCAGCGGCAACACCTGGGTCAATTATCTCTGCGCTTACTGTCTGAATCTGCCCTTTAAGGACTTTGATGATGACAGCAAGCAGCCCAAGCAGGAGTGGGTGCGGCAGGCGGTTGCCGGCCGCCATGCCTGGCCTGCGCCGCCCGGCTTTGCCGGCGTGAATAAGACCCACAAGTTGCCCGCAGAATTGCCGCTGCAGTCCGGGTGCGTCATTTACGTGCAGCGCGACCCGCGCGACGTCTTCGTCAGCCACTCTTACTATCTGCAACACCGGATGACCAGCGCAGTGAAGAAATACCACTACAAGCTGCTGGGCCTCGGCGGCCGCAGCGCGCAAGTGCGTTGGTTCATCGCGGATTGGCGCCGTCACGTTGCCGCCTGGCGCGAACACGTGCAGGCCACGATCCACTATGAAGCGCTGCTGGAAGAGGGCGCCGGCCACCTGGCCGAGGCTCTGCGCCTGGCCGGTTTCGCAGTGCCGCTCGGCCGCGCCGAGCAGGCGCTGGAATGTTTCCGCTTCGAGAAGATGAGCGGCCGCGAGATGGGCGCGACCATGGAAGAGAAAAGTTTCTTCCGCCGCGGCGGCGCCGGCGACTGGCAGAATCATTTGAGCGAAGACGAAAACCGGCTGTTTGCCGAAGTGTTGGCCGAAGCCCGCGTCGCTTGA
- the cysC gene encoding adenylyl-sulfate kinase codes for MAHERGCTIWFTGLSGAGKSTITEQLVPLLKERGCKVEVLDGDVVRTNLSKGLGFSKEDRDTNIRRIGFVCNLLTRNGVFAVSAAISPYKAIRNENRALIKDFVEVYVKASLETCIQRDVKGLYKKALAGEIKEFTGVSDPYEPPDNPEVICETEMESPQESALKIMRRLEELGYLVPASNNGDGYSGQEEEVVKQRLTDLGYL; via the coding sequence ATGGCACACGAACGAGGCTGCACTATTTGGTTTACGGGATTGTCCGGCGCGGGCAAATCCACGATCACGGAACAACTTGTACCCCTGCTCAAGGAACGCGGCTGCAAGGTCGAAGTGCTGGACGGTGACGTCGTCCGCACCAACCTCAGCAAAGGCCTGGGCTTTTCCAAAGAAGACCGGGACACCAACATCCGCCGCATTGGATTTGTCTGCAACCTGCTCACGCGCAACGGCGTGTTTGCCGTTTCTGCGGCCATCTCGCCCTATAAGGCGATTCGCAACGAGAACCGCGCTCTGATCAAAGATTTTGTCGAAGTCTACGTCAAGGCCTCGCTCGAAACCTGCATTCAGCGTGACGTGAAGGGCCTCTATAAAAAGGCGCTCGCCGGCGAAATCAAAGAATTCACCGGCGTCAGCGACCCCTACGAACCGCCGGACAATCCGGAAGTCATCTGCGAAACCGAAATGGAAAGTCCGCAGGAATCCGCGCTCAAAATCATGCGGCGGTTGGAAGAGCTGGGCTATCTCGTGCCCGCCAGCAACAACGGCGACGGCTACAGCGGCCAGGAAGAAGAAGTCGTGAAGCAACGGCTGACGGACCTGGGTTATTTGTGA
- a CDS encoding sulfotransferase: MAEIAKPTAAARNGAPRRAARQMNVLARLRRKLRRARTPVLLAPAAVAPLAAPPVFVIGVHRSGTTLLRLILDSHSRLACPTESIFLLPLSTLWRDGKAMAGLRAMGFDEEHVLAKLREFSSYYFSSYAGARGKQRWADKSPHYIDCLDFVERLYGPQCQYVFIYRHGLDVACSVGEKVIRQAEAMKQACGDPYAGGARYWAEQCRKMLAFQAQHANRVFSMRYEALVAEPENQCRALFAFLGEPWEEQVLQFHQQEHTSAPGLEDPIAATSRGFTPSVGNYRKLPVEIVARMQAEAGEVLRELGYEI; this comes from the coding sequence ATGGCTGAAATCGCGAAGCCAACCGCAGCGGCACGCAACGGCGCGCCGCGCCGTGCCGCCCGCCAGATGAACGTGCTCGCGCGTTTACGCCGCAAGCTCCGGCGCGCGCGTACGCCCGTGCTGCTGGCCCCGGCCGCCGTGGCGCCACTGGCCGCGCCGCCGGTTTTTGTGATCGGCGTGCACCGCTCCGGCACCACCCTGCTGCGTTTGATCCTGGACAGCCATTCGCGCCTGGCCTGCCCGACCGAATCGATCTTTCTCTTGCCACTGAGCACGCTGTGGCGCGACGGCAAGGCGATGGCGGGTTTGCGCGCGATGGGCTTCGATGAAGAACACGTGCTGGCGAAGCTGCGCGAATTCAGCAGCTACTATTTTTCCTCGTATGCCGGCGCGCGTGGCAAACAGCGCTGGGCCGACAAGAGTCCGCATTACATCGATTGTCTCGATTTCGTCGAGCGGCTTTACGGCCCGCAGTGCCAGTATGTTTTCATCTATCGCCACGGCCTGGACGTGGCCTGCTCGGTGGGCGAGAAAGTGATTCGCCAGGCCGAGGCGATGAAGCAAGCCTGCGGTGATCCCTACGCCGGCGGTGCGCGCTACTGGGCGGAGCAATGCCGCAAGATGCTCGCCTTCCAGGCGCAGCATGCGAACCGCGTCTTCAGCATGCGCTATGAAGCACTGGTTGCCGAGCCGGAAAACCAGTGCCGCGCCTTGTTCGCGTTTCTTGGCGAGCCGTGGGAAGAGCAGGTGCTGCAGTTTCACCAGCAGGAGCACACTTCCGCGCCGGGCCTCGAGGATCCCATCGCTGCGACGAGCCGCGGCTTCACGCCGAGCGTGGGCAATTACCGCAAGCTGCCTGTGGAAATCGTGGCGCGCATGCAGGCGGAAGCCGGAGAGGTGTTGCGTGAATTGGGATATGAAATTTGA
- a CDS encoding GDP-L-fucose synthase: MISANSFWQNKRVLVTGGAGFLGSHLVDRLRPLGCEVIVPRKREYDFTRLEAAQACLTRHQPQVVIHCAAYYGGIWINQLYPGRIFYENLVMGANLMEAARQAGVEKYVQIGTACSYPGYLENELAERDLWQGLPHETVVNYGMTKKILAIQGLAYRKQYGFHSIHLILTNLYGPRDTFHPDRSHVAAALIRKFVEAQQAGAPAVEVWGTGRPIREFLYVEDCAEGILRAAELYDDTEPLNLGTGVGTSIRELAETMQEVSGYTGAIHWNTSKPDGQAKKILDVTRMRAALQWQPPTPLREGLAHTVAWYTANKAEADQRL, encoded by the coding sequence ATGATCTCAGCGAATTCCTTTTGGCAAAACAAGCGCGTGCTGGTCACCGGTGGCGCTGGCTTTCTCGGTAGTCACCTCGTGGACCGGCTGCGGCCGTTGGGCTGCGAAGTGATCGTGCCGCGCAAACGCGAATATGACTTCACCCGCCTGGAAGCGGCGCAGGCGTGTCTCACCCGGCATCAGCCGCAGGTGGTGATTCACTGTGCGGCCTACTACGGCGGCATCTGGATCAACCAGTTGTATCCCGGCCGGATCTTCTACGAGAACCTGGTGATGGGCGCGAACCTGATGGAAGCGGCACGCCAGGCGGGCGTGGAAAAATACGTGCAGATCGGCACTGCCTGCTCGTATCCCGGTTACCTCGAGAACGAGCTGGCTGAGAGAGATCTGTGGCAGGGCCTGCCTCATGAAACCGTGGTGAACTACGGCATGACCAAGAAGATTCTCGCGATTCAAGGCCTGGCCTACCGGAAGCAATACGGCTTTCACAGCATTCATCTGATTCTCACGAATCTCTACGGCCCGCGCGACACTTTTCATCCCGATCGTTCACACGTGGCGGCGGCACTGATCCGTAAGTTTGTCGAGGCGCAGCAAGCCGGTGCCCCCGCAGTGGAAGTGTGGGGCACGGGCCGGCCGATTCGCGAGTTTCTCTACGTCGAGGATTGCGCCGAGGGCATTCTGCGCGCCGCGGAACTCTACGATGACACGGAACCGCTGAACCTCGGCACCGGCGTGGGCACCTCGATCCGCGAGTTGGCGGAAACCATGCAGGAAGTCTCGGGCTACACCGGCGCCATTCACTGGAACACCTCCAAGCCCGACGGCCAGGCGAAAAAAATCCTCGACGTGACGCGCATGCGGGCCGCGCTGCAATGGCAGCCGCCGACCCCGCTGCGTGAAGGGCTGGCCCACACCGTGGCCTGGTACACTGCGAACAAAGCGGAGGCCGATCAACGCCTGTGA
- a CDS encoding alkaline phosphatase family protein, translating into MKNLQPPPRVFCLGLDGGTWTVLQPLLQAGHLPNLLALANDGLSGVLHSTIPPITPAAWSTFMTGCNPGKHGIFDFQGYDRRSNQAYLVNATSLRVPTLWQLLSQHGKRVAVVDLPVTYPPPAVNGVIVSGLMTPSRESTFTHPATLLAELEAQLGYEWPLLKEEDESGRLHADFSAFLKKMRLFLDSRVQAMLYLLRRAPWDFAFLQLQCVDFLQHALWPHLEAGHPDFQRERQQRILRDFFAPLDQAVGELVAAARHSMGEQTLMLVLSDHGFQRHRVRAELNHWLHANGFLVPQTEAPSRWMRHAGLIRRLDVLQLRKRLLPKSRRQALGTRLRLHSIDHQRSLAYAVSSFWGYLYLGPGASVSQVADLIEKLYAWRDPATQQPVVRKVFRREEIFSGPACERLPDLIVEPAPGCTFSSKTFFQNGTLLAPVTPEDFHAGTHESRGIFVLNGAGVVQGAPGQSHEAALQDVMPTLLHWLGLPVPAHCDGRVRSEWFDRPAVAIAYHQPAAAVQEEVAFSDEEERELQRRLQTLGYM; encoded by the coding sequence ATGAAGAACCTGCAGCCACCACCGCGCGTCTTTTGCCTCGGCCTCGATGGCGGCACCTGGACCGTGCTGCAACCACTCCTGCAAGCCGGTCATCTGCCCAATCTCCTGGCGCTGGCGAACGACGGCCTGAGCGGCGTGTTGCATTCCACTATTCCGCCGATCACCCCGGCGGCGTGGAGCACTTTCATGACCGGCTGCAATCCCGGCAAGCACGGCATTTTCGATTTTCAAGGCTATGACCGCCGCTCGAATCAGGCTTATCTCGTGAACGCGACTTCGTTGCGTGTGCCCACGCTCTGGCAGCTCCTCAGCCAGCACGGCAAGCGCGTGGCCGTGGTGGATTTGCCGGTAACCTATCCGCCGCCGGCGGTCAACGGCGTGATCGTCAGCGGACTGATGACGCCCAGCCGCGAATCGACGTTCACGCATCCCGCGACCTTGCTGGCGGAGCTGGAAGCGCAGTTGGGTTATGAATGGCCGCTGTTGAAAGAAGAAGATGAGAGTGGACGCCTGCACGCGGACTTCAGCGCTTTCCTTAAAAAGATGCGGCTGTTTCTCGACAGCCGCGTGCAGGCCATGCTTTATCTCTTGCGGCGCGCGCCCTGGGACTTCGCTTTTCTGCAACTGCAGTGCGTGGATTTCCTGCAGCATGCGCTCTGGCCGCATCTCGAAGCCGGGCATCCCGATTTTCAGCGCGAGCGCCAGCAGCGGATCCTCCGGGATTTCTTTGCGCCCCTCGATCAGGCGGTGGGCGAACTGGTGGCGGCTGCCCGCCACAGCATGGGCGAACAAACGCTGATGCTGGTACTCTCCGATCACGGCTTTCAGCGCCATCGCGTGCGCGCCGAGCTGAATCACTGGCTGCATGCCAACGGCTTTCTCGTGCCGCAGACGGAAGCGCCTTCGCGCTGGATGCGCCATGCCGGCTTGATTCGCCGGCTGGACGTGCTGCAACTGCGCAAGCGGCTGCTGCCCAAATCGCGGCGCCAGGCGCTGGGCACCAGGCTGCGGCTGCACAGCATCGATCATCAACGCTCGCTCGCCTATGCGGTCAGTTCATTTTGGGGATATTTGTATCTCGGCCCCGGCGCCAGCGTGTCGCAAGTCGCCGACTTGATCGAGAAGTTGTATGCCTGGCGCGATCCCGCCACGCAGCAGCCGGTGGTGCGCAAGGTATTTCGCCGCGAGGAAATCTTCAGCGGGCCGGCGTGCGAGCGGCTGCCGGATCTCATCGTCGAGCCGGCACCGGGCTGCACGTTTTCCTCCAAAACGTTTTTTCAAAACGGCACGCTGCTGGCGCCGGTGACGCCGGAGGACTTTCACGCCGGCACGCATGAAAGCCGGGGCATTTTTGTTCTCAATGGCGCGGGGGTGGTGCAGGGCGCGCCGGGGCAGTCGCACGAAGCCGCGCTGCAAGATGTGATGCCGACTTTGCTGCACTGGCTGGGTCTGCCGGTGCCGGCGCATTGCGACGGCCGCGTGCGGTCGGAATGGTTCGACCGGCCAGCAGTCGCGATCGCGTATCACCAGCCCGCGGCAGCGGTGCAGGAAGAAGTCGCATTCAGTGATGAGGAAGAGCGTGAGCTGCAGCGGCGGCTGCAAACTCTGGGGTACATGTAG